In Lutra lutra chromosome 6, mLutLut1.2, whole genome shotgun sequence, the following are encoded in one genomic region:
- the CRIP3 gene encoding cysteine-rich protein 3 isoform X1: protein MSWTCPRCQQPVFFAEKVSSLGKNWHRFCLKCERCHSVLSPGGHAEHNGRPYCHKPCYGALFGPRGVNIGGVGSYLYNPPTPTPASTTPLSPSSFSPPRPRTGFPQGKKSPPHMKTFTGETSLCPGCEEPVYFAEKVMSLGRNWHRPCLRCQRCRKTLTAGSHAEHDGVPYCHIPCYGYLFGPKGVNIGDVGCYIYDPVEIKSK from the exons ATGAGCTGGACCTGCCCGCGTTGCCAGCAACCCGTTTTCTTCG CGGAGAAGGTGAGCTCCCTGGGCAAGAACTGGCACCGCTTCTGCCTGAAATGTGAGCGCTGCCACAGCGTCCTGTCCCCAGGAGGGCATGCAGAG CACAACGGGAGGCCATATTGCCACAAGCCATGCTATGGGGCTCTCTTCGGACCCAGGG GGGTGAACATTGGTGGTGTGGGCTCCTACCTCTACaatcctcccactcccaccccagccagCACCACTCCCCTCAGCCCCAGCAGTTTCAGCCCCCCCAGGCCCAGGACTGGCTTCCCCCAGGGCAAGAAAA GCCCTCCCCACATGAAGACATTCACTGGGGAGACTTCACTGTGCCCTGGCTGTGAGGAACCTGTCTATTTTG CTGAGAAGGTGATGTCTTTGGGTAGAAACTGGCACCGACCCTGTCTGAGGTGCCAGCGCTGCCGGAAGACCCTGACTGCTGGGAGTCATGCTGAG CATGACGGCGTCCCCTACTGCCACATCCCCTGCTACGGCTACCTGTTTGGCCCCAAAG GTGTGAACATTGGTGATGTGGGCTGCTACATCTATGACCCCGTGGAGATAAAATCCAAATGA
- the CRIP3 gene encoding cysteine-rich protein 3 isoform X2, with protein sequence MSWTCPRCQQPVFFAEKVSSLGKNWHRFCLKCERCHSVLSPGGHAEHNGRPYCHKPCYGALFGPRGVNIGGVGSYLYNPPTPTPASTTPLSPSSFSPPRPRTGFPQGKKTEKVMSLGRNWHRPCLRCQRCRKTLTAGSHAEHDGVPYCHIPCYGYLFGPKGVNIGDVGCYIYDPVEIKSK encoded by the exons ATGAGCTGGACCTGCCCGCGTTGCCAGCAACCCGTTTTCTTCG CGGAGAAGGTGAGCTCCCTGGGCAAGAACTGGCACCGCTTCTGCCTGAAATGTGAGCGCTGCCACAGCGTCCTGTCCCCAGGAGGGCATGCAGAG CACAACGGGAGGCCATATTGCCACAAGCCATGCTATGGGGCTCTCTTCGGACCCAGGG GGGTGAACATTGGTGGTGTGGGCTCCTACCTCTACaatcctcccactcccaccccagccagCACCACTCCCCTCAGCCCCAGCAGTTTCAGCCCCCCCAGGCCCAGGACTGGCTTCCCCCAGGGCAAGAAAA CTGAGAAGGTGATGTCTTTGGGTAGAAACTGGCACCGACCCTGTCTGAGGTGCCAGCGCTGCCGGAAGACCCTGACTGCTGGGAGTCATGCTGAG CATGACGGCGTCCCCTACTGCCACATCCCCTGCTACGGCTACCTGTTTGGCCCCAAAG GTGTGAACATTGGTGATGTGGGCTGCTACATCTATGACCCCGTGGAGATAAAATCCAAATGA
- the CRIP3 gene encoding cysteine-rich protein 3 isoform X3, translated as MSWTCPRCQQPVFFAEKVSSLGKNWHRFCLKCERCHSVLSPGGHAEHNGRPYCHKPCYGALFGPRGVNIGGVGSYLYNPPTPTPASTTPLSPSSFSPPRPRTGFPQGKKSPPHMKTFTGETSLCPGCEEPVYFAEKVMSLGRNWHRPCLRCQRCRKTLTAGSHAEV; from the exons ATGAGCTGGACCTGCCCGCGTTGCCAGCAACCCGTTTTCTTCG CGGAGAAGGTGAGCTCCCTGGGCAAGAACTGGCACCGCTTCTGCCTGAAATGTGAGCGCTGCCACAGCGTCCTGTCCCCAGGAGGGCATGCAGAG CACAACGGGAGGCCATATTGCCACAAGCCATGCTATGGGGCTCTCTTCGGACCCAGGG GGGTGAACATTGGTGGTGTGGGCTCCTACCTCTACaatcctcccactcccaccccagccagCACCACTCCCCTCAGCCCCAGCAGTTTCAGCCCCCCCAGGCCCAGGACTGGCTTCCCCCAGGGCAAGAAAA GCCCTCCCCACATGAAGACATTCACTGGGGAGACTTCACTGTGCCCTGGCTGTGAGGAACCTGTCTATTTTG CTGAGAAGGTGATGTCTTTGGGTAGAAACTGGCACCGACCCTGTCTGAGGTGCCAGCGCTGCCGGAAGACCCTGACTGCTGGGAGTCATGCTGAG GTGTGA
- the CRIP3 gene encoding cysteine-rich protein 3 isoform X4: MKTFTGETSLCPGCEEPVYFAEKVMSLGRNWHRPCLRCQRCRKTLTAGSHAEHDGVPYCHIPCYGYLFGPKGVNIGDVGCYIYDPVEIKSK, from the exons ATGAAGACATTCACTGGGGAGACTTCACTGTGCCCTGGCTGTGAGGAACCTGTCTATTTTG CTGAGAAGGTGATGTCTTTGGGTAGAAACTGGCACCGACCCTGTCTGAGGTGCCAGCGCTGCCGGAAGACCCTGACTGCTGGGAGTCATGCTGAG CATGACGGCGTCCCCTACTGCCACATCCCCTGCTACGGCTACCTGTTTGGCCCCAAAG GTGTGAACATTGGTGATGTGGGCTGCTACATCTATGACCCCGTGGAGATAAAATCCAAATGA